AGCGCCGATGAACGATAGCCCCATGAATAGTCTCCAATACCCAGCCTAAAAAGGAATACACAAAAAACAACCATATTAACTCATATCCAATTTTCATTATCTTAATCTCCTAAAGAATATAAAACCAGTATATGACCTCTCCCGTCGTGAATCATCCAGTTTCCTGAATAAAAACCTGATTCATCTGAATTTGCTTCTGGAACTGTCATCTCCACCTGCTTCTTAGACGCATCAGCGACAGTCACGTCGGCTCCTGTTACAGCCCTCTTAACCACCCAGATGTCGCCTTCATAAACAGGTTTCATAATGGTATCGTCGCTTGCCTGCCACAGTTCACAGAAACCTGTTTTATAATTATACCAGACCCCGATATCTGGATTTCTATTTTCCTCTCTTTTTTCTCCCTTCTCATATAAAAAATATCCGTTTTCTTTGTCATATTCCAGTATCTTCGTTTCTCCTGTCAATTCATCTGTAACCAGCTCTGCCTGCCCTCCATTTTTTACATCCTCCCATTGACTGTAAGTCATAGTGACAGGCAGGTAAACTCTTCCCGGCCCTACCCAAAATTCTCCCATATCCTTTGCTTCCTTCAGGTTCACTGTAATACCTGTTTCCCTATTTTTATCCAGGAAATCTAAATACGGCGCAGGTTCTGTTCCGTCCGGCCCTTGAAATGCTCCTTGCGTCCTGCTGCTGTATGGCGTCTTTTCCAGTTCCTGAATCAACTGAATATTAGCACGCTCAATTTCTGTCAGAACGCTGTCAGAAAAATCGGAAGGCTCTGTATTTGCCGTGTACCAAAAACGGTTATCAAAATATTCCTGAAGCACAGGATCATTAAACTTTCTTCCATGAAAAGCATAAATTGAATTGCGCATAATTCCCAATACTTCTGTAGGCAGATAGCTAAGTTCCACGCTGGAAAAATACCGTTCTGTCAGTTCTATCTCATCATAAGCACTGCCTGGATAGTAAATCCCTTCAAAGATTTCATTGCCTTTCACCTGAATTCTGGAAATTTCAGCATTATCTTCCCTCCCAAATGAAATCTCTATATTCTGCTGCAATGTATTAGTAAGCTCTCC
The window above is part of the Lachnoclostridium edouardi genome. Proteins encoded here:
- a CDS encoding DUF4454 domain-containing protein, whose product is MKKKLRYGAAAVGISILLGACQTPGTEVATEIKTETEVESEIESETKKEGNESQTEEQEVKESSEAELNSRYILQEKDRPRVSVLSDLGLGSELLVESFYKSGDINTMLNIYVDTNGEGDMLEEENMSIFFSVIHPGDETTGGTGGISASAKVSVEPEKNIYNPVLEIRDYWEGELTNTLQQNIEISFGREDNAEISRIQVKGNEIFEGIYYPGSAYDEIELTERYFSSVELSYLPTEVLGIMRNSIYAFHGRKFNDPVLQEYFDNRFWYTANTEPSDFSDSVLTEIERANIQLIQELEKTPYSSRTQGAFQGPDGTEPAPYLDFLDKNRETGITVNLKEAKDMGEFWVGPGRVYLPVTMTYSQWEDVKNGGQAELVTDELTGETKILEYDKENGYFLYEKGEKREENRNPDIGVWYNYKTGFCELWQASDDTIMKPVYEGDIWVVKRAVTGADVTVADASKKQVEMTVPEANSDESGFYSGNWMIHDGRGHILVLYSLGD